In Massilia violaceinigra, one DNA window encodes the following:
- a CDS encoding lysozyme codes for MALTNKQRAGWCAIAVTIVGGFEGLRQAAYLDPVGIPTICFGETKGVRMGQRATLDQCNAMLAASLQLANHAVDDCIRAPLPDYRRAALVSFAYNVGQTSLCGSTLARKLNAGDTLGGCDELLRWTYAKGIKLPGLVTRRQKERNYCLVGAE; via the coding sequence ATGGCACTGACAAATAAGCAGCGCGCCGGCTGGTGCGCAATCGCCGTCACCATCGTGGGCGGTTTCGAGGGCCTGCGCCAGGCGGCCTACCTTGATCCGGTCGGGATCCCAACGATCTGCTTCGGGGAAACCAAAGGCGTACGGATGGGCCAGCGCGCCACGCTCGACCAGTGCAATGCCATGCTTGCCGCCTCCCTGCAACTGGCGAACCATGCCGTGGACGACTGCATCCGGGCGCCGCTGCCCGATTACCGGCGCGCCGCGCTGGTCAGCTTCGCCTACAACGTCGGCCAGACCAGCCTGTGCGGCTCCACACTGGCGCGCAAGTTGAACGCGGGCGACACGCTGGGCGGCTGCGATGAGCTGCTGCGCTGGACGTACGCCAAGGGCATCAAGCTGCCCGGGCTGGTGACGCGGCGCCAGAAAGAGCGCAACTACTGCCTCGTGGGTGCTGAATGA
- a CDS encoding transposase, producing MDTEVKPSSRKGKSNYSRQFKRRLGVAACEPGVSVSKLALAHQVNANMAFKRRRDLRAGLLDDAAPAPAALLPVVLAEPLAAARGEQGKRKK from the coding sequence TTGGACACTGAAGTAAAGCCAAGCAGCCGCAAAGGCAAATCAAATTATTCACGCCAGTTCAAGCGCCGACTCGGTGTTGCGGCTTGCGAGCCCGGCGTGTCGGTCTCCAAGCTGGCGTTGGCTCATCAGGTCAATGCGAACATGGCGTTCAAGAGGCGGCGCGATCTGCGCGCCGGATTGCTGGACGATGCCGCACCAGCACCGGCCGCCTTATTGCCCGTAGTCCTTGCCGAGCCGCTGGCCGCTGCAAGGGGAGAACAGGGAAAACGGAAAAAATAG
- a CDS encoding DUF7940 domain-containing protein, which translates to MRLIDDWRTVLRKAWSVKFNVAATLFGAAEVAVAIWKPEGMPNGVFAGGAAAVSIFANVSRLLAQKELHGTDK; encoded by the coding sequence ATGAGGCTCATCGACGACTGGCGCACGGTTCTGCGCAAAGCCTGGAGCGTGAAATTCAACGTGGCGGCCACACTGTTCGGCGCCGCCGAGGTGGCCGTGGCCATCTGGAAGCCGGAGGGCATGCCGAACGGGGTATTCGCTGGGGGCGCCGCGGCTGTCTCCATTTTCGCAAACGTGTCGCGCCTGCTCGCGCAGAAGGAATTACATGGCACTGACAAATAA